One stretch of Thermococcus sp. 21S9 DNA includes these proteins:
- the mtnP gene encoding S-methyl-5'-thioadenosine phosphorylase: protein MPRIAIIGGSGVYDPKLLENIREETVGTPYGTVKVKIGTYKGEEIAFLPRHGEKHSVPPHKINYHANIWALHELGVERILATSAVGSLNLDMKPGDFVILDQLMDFTKTRHYTFYDGEDSPHDRKFVAHVDFTDPYCPELRKALITASKELGFTYHPTGTYACMEGPRFETRAEIRALKILGADVVGMTQCPEAVLARELEMCYASVAIVTNYAAGISKEKLTHTEVVELMAKKGEEIKLLLMKAVEHIPKERRCPCKDALKGATGE from the coding sequence ATGCCGAGGATAGCCATTATTGGAGGCTCCGGAGTCTACGACCCGAAACTGCTTGAGAATATAAGGGAGGAAACCGTTGGGACCCCCTACGGAACGGTAAAGGTCAAGATAGGAACCTACAAGGGCGAGGAGATAGCGTTCTTGCCGAGGCACGGGGAGAAGCACAGCGTTCCGCCCCACAAAATAAACTATCACGCCAACATCTGGGCGCTCCACGAGCTCGGTGTTGAAAGGATTCTCGCAACCTCGGCCGTCGGTTCGCTCAATCTCGACATGAAGCCTGGCGACTTCGTAATCCTCGACCAGCTCATGGACTTCACGAAGACGAGGCACTACACCTTCTACGACGGCGAGGACAGCCCCCACGACAGGAAGTTTGTAGCGCACGTTGACTTCACAGACCCCTACTGCCCGGAGCTCAGGAAGGCCCTCATCACCGCCTCCAAGGAGCTCGGCTTTACCTATCATCCCACCGGAACATACGCCTGCATGGAGGGGCCGAGGTTTGAGACGAGGGCCGAGATAAGGGCGCTCAAGATACTCGGCGCCGACGTCGTTGGCATGACCCAGTGTCCGGAAGCGGTCCTCGCGAGGGAGCTCGAGATGTGCTACGCGAGCGTTGCCATAGTCACCAACTATGCCGCGGGAATCAGCAAGGAGAAGCTCACCCACACCGAGGTCGTCGAGCTCATGGCGAAGAAGGGCGAGGAGATAAAGCTCCTCCTCATGAAGGCAGTGGAGCACATTCCCAAGGAGCGTCGCTGTCCGTGCAAGGATGCCCTCAAGGGCGCAACGGGCGAGTGA